From the Mahella australiensis 50-1 BON genome, the window TCCGCAGTTGGATTTTGGCGGTAGGACCATACGCTATACTGCCTGGTGGGATCTTACACCACAGCCCGGTTCTTCTGCAAGTGCTGACAGGCAGATAGCTCGCAGAAATGAGCTGGAGAAGAAATACAATTGTAAGGTAGAGTATGTGAATATACCGTGGGACCAGTATCTGCAGAAGTTTATAACGGCGGCTATGGCGGGCGATTCTATAGGGGATCTGGTTACGCTGGACAGCCGGTGGTTTTACCCGACTGCTGTAGCTAACGGTTACCTTTATGATCTCAATGAATTTGCGGATAAAGGCATCTTTGATTTTACTGAAGAAAAATGGAATAAAGATTTTCTCAAATGGGGTACTTTTGATGGTAAGTTGTATGGTTACGCTATAGGTAGGACGTTCCCCCGAAGCGTATTATTCTGGAATAAATCGTTGTTTGAAAGGGAAGGTTTGCCTAACCTCTATGATCTATTTTTCAACCATCAATGGACATGGGATAAGATGCTGGAGATTGCTAAAAAAGCCACAAAAGATAAAGATGGTGACGGTAAAATAGATCAATGGGGACTATCCGGTATAGATCTGGGGTTTGGCTTCGTGTTCTCAAATAATGCTGAAAGCGTGGACGTATCAGACCCTATTCATCCGAAGTTTGTGCTTAATTCGCCCAATGCATTGGAAGGACTGCAGGCATGGCAAGATTTCATTCAGAAGCATAAAGTGGTGGAGCTAAATCCTGAAGGTGCGGCATGGGATTATCCTAGACAGAGCTTTTCAAATGGCAATGTAGCTATGCTTTATACTCAATGGTGGATGGTGGATGATATAAAAAAGAATATGAAGGATCAATATGGCATAATCATGTTCCCTATGGGCCCCAAAGCTGATGAATACGTATCCCAATATTCCGGTTTTACCATTGATACCATACCATCGACGGTGAAAAATGCCGATCAAGTGGCCATATTCCAGAATGAAATGACCGAGCCTTATCCCGACGAAGATCCGGAAGAATGGAAAGATTACTACACTGAAAGGGTCTATGACGAACAATCTGTACAGGTCATAGAAATGCTGCAGGATAAAGGATTAAGCAAGGTCGATTGGTTCGGCTCATTCGATGACGTTGTGCAGATGTCCTATACTTTCATGTCAGAGATACAAAACGGCAGTAAAACGCCTCAGGTAGCTATAAGCGAGGTGGCGCAGCAAGCGCAGACGCTGCTGGACAATGCGCTTAAAAAGAAGCCCGAGGACCTTATCAAGACTGACGAAGCGGGACAATGAGGCGGTAGAGATCTTATGCTAATATCGGCGTAAGATCTCGTCCCATATGGAGAAGTAAAATATGAAAAAGAGTATAATCTTATATATAATCGTTTTATCGCTTATTTTTATGACGGCCTGTAACGATGGTAATACAGAAAGGAGTGTATTCGGCATGAGGAGAGGCATAAATATAGGAAATGCCCTTGAGGCCCCTAATGAAGGAGAATGGGGTGTCACTGTAAAGGATGAATATTTTAAAATAATAAAGGACGCTGGATTTGATACGGTGAGAATACCTATAAAATGGTCAGCGCATGCTATGGCTGATCCACCATATACTATAGATAAGGCCTTCTTCGATAGGATAGACCATCTAGTAAATCAATCGCTTGAGCAAAAGCTCTGTACTATAATAAATATACATCATTTCGACGAGCTGGTTAAGGATCCGGAAGCCCAGAAAGAGCGGTTTTTAAGCATTTGGCAGCAGATAGCCGAGCATTATAAGAATTATCCGGATAAGCTTTATTTCGAAATTTTAAATGAGCCCAACGGAGCATTGGACCAATACTGGAACGATTACCTTGCAGAAGCGGTAGAGGTGATAAGAAAGAGCAACCCTGACAGGATACTGATAGCAGGGCCGGGGAATTGGAATGGTATATCAGCGTTGGAAAATTTCGAGATTCCAGAAGATGATAAAAATATTATAGTTACATTCCATTATTATAATCCATTTTGGTTTACACACCAGGGGGCAGAGTGGGTCAATCCATCCCCGCCTGTCGGCAAAGAATGGGAAGGAACCGATGACCAAAAGCAATTTATAGAGGATGAGATACTTAAGGCTGTCGACTGGGCAAAAGAGCATAACAGGCAGCTTTTCATGGGCGAGTTTGGAGCATACAGTAAAGCGGATATGGAATCGAGGGCAAAGTGGACGTCGTTCGTAGCCCGCACGGCAGAAAAATATGACATAGCATGGGCCTATTGGGAGTTCTGCTCGGGCTTTGGCGCATATGACCCCGTGCTTAACCAGTGGAGGGAACCGCTGCTGCAAGCATTGGTTCCGTCTGAATAATGCATCCTCATCACAGGCCTTCTGAGGCTGACGGCATAGAACAACCAATACCTGGAATGCTGACTGGCGGACCAAACAGCGGAAGACAGGACCATGATGCGGAAAATAAAACACCTGCGGGTATGCCTCCAGCGAAATGCTATATAGATGACGTAGGCGGCTATTCGACGAATGAGATAGCTATATATTGGAATTTGCCTGCGGTTCTGGTAGCCGCATATTTTGATAAGTAGGTGTATGGTATGCGTAAGAAAATTCACGGTACTATTATAGTATATTGCATGTTTTTAACGCTTTTGTTTACTGGATGTGGCAGTGTACCTGTAAAAAGCAATGATCAAGCAAAACCCAATAAGGATGAGGAGGAAACAGATATGATAGAGGAAGTACCGTCATTAAAAGAGGTTTATAAAGACTATTTTTATATAGGCGCCGCTATAAGCGTTGATTCAGTGTCAAAAAGCCCTGATAAAGAGCTTATAGCCAAGCAGTTCAATATAATTACCCCAGAGAATGCTATGAAGTTTGAACCGATACATCCTCAGGATGGCATATATAATTTTGAACCGGCTGATAAAATCGTTGAATTTGCCCAGCGGAACGACATGAAGGTGATAGGCCATACGCTCATATGGCATAATCAGACGCCAGACTGGGTGTTTAAAGATGCGGATGGTAACCAGGTCGATCGCGATGTGCTCTTAAAGAGAATGGAAGAACATATAAAAGCAGTAGTGGGGCATTATAAAGGCAAAGTATATGGCTGGGATGTGGTGAATGAAGCTATAGAAGATACTGCCCCGTATGGTTTGAGAGATAGCATGTGGAAAAAGATTATAGGCGACGATTATATAGAATGGGCTTTCAAGTTTGCTCATGAGGCTGATCCGGATGCCGAGCTGTACTATAACGATTATAATACCGAGACGCCAGGTAAAAGAGAGGCGATATATAATCTTGTTAAAAGTCTTAAAGGAAAAGGTATCCGCATAGATGCCGTCGGTATGCAGTCCCATATAAATATATATTATCCCTCTGTGCAAGAAATAGAGGAATCCATAAAAAAATTCTCTTCGCTGGGCGTAAAGGTAAATATAAGTGAACTCGATATGGATCTATATAAATGGGATGAAAAAGAAGACAGGTATAAAGACGGCGTCCCTGACGATATATTGAAACTACAGGCCGATAGATATGGAGAGATATTCGCTTTGTATAGGAACTATAAGGATGTTATAGGACGGGTGACATTCTGGGGTTACTATGATGGTGGTTCATGGCTGAACGATTTCCCGATAAAAGGCAGGACCAATTATCCGTTACTTTTCGATAGAGAATTTAAGCCCAAGCCGGCTTTTTGGAATGTGGCGAAATTCGCGCAATAGGGTTCTGTATTTTCAAAGAAGAAACAGATATATGAAAGAACTAACGCAAGGACCGAAACTTCGAGAAATTGCTGATAATGTAAAGGCATCAGAGTGTCAGCTATTTATGGGGTTCAAAGGAATCCATGTTTATTCGTCAGGCGTGGGCCATGAAGAAAAGATATGATACTGCAAAAGCGTTAGGCAATATAGAGGAGCAGAAATAAAAGAAGTTGCATAAAAGGGGAGAAACCGGAGTGGGAGCCTCCTCCGGTCTCCCTGCGTAGAACAAAGGAATGTGAGAATAAGATCTTAGGAGACATGATAACAATATTCAGATTTGGGGTGTAATATAGTGAGGCAACTAAAAGAGATATTTTCTAATATAAAATATATTGCCTTAATAGCAAGCAAATATGAAAGACTATATTTGCCTTTGCTAATTGCCGTGAGTTTGATTCAAGGAACACTGCCTTTTGCAAATATTATAATACCCAAATATATCATAAATGAACTGACTGGCTCAAAAAGAGTAGATCACTTGCTGCTTCTTGTGCTTATATTGGTGGGCATAAATCTTATATTAAGGATAACAAACGAATATATATCCACAATATATATACAAGTTGCCGACGATCACTTGCAGAACAGGGTAGGTATGCTTATGGGATATAAAATCATGGACATAGATTACAATTATCTGGAAAATCCCGAAATTTATGATATGAAAGAAAAGGCTAACCGCATAAATAACGGTGTTATAAAGGACATTGTTGCAGCAGCTTCATCTATACTTTCCAACGTGATCACTTTAGTCGGCATAATATATATAATGGCTAAATTAAATCCTCTTATTATGCTCCTTATACTAGGTACTGTGACTATTTCGGCCAGGTCGAATATGAAAACCCAAAAACTTTTTTATACGATACAGAATCTTTTAATTCCCATCAATAGGAGGCTTAGTTACCTATTCCGTATGATAAATGATTTCACTTATGGGAAAGACATAAGGCTGTTTAACTTGGCAGGATGGTTAACGAAAAAATGTGAATACTATTGGCATAAGACAGTATTAGAAATGAAGCCGAGGATGGTCAAGGTTGCTCATACGAACTCTATAGCAATAATAGTGAGATTTATACAGGAAGGTATCGTATACATATACCTTGGACTCAGAGTAATATGGGCAAATATGACACTGGGCGACTTCGTTATGTACCAGAATGCCGTCAGGAGTTTTACTGATTCATTGAGTGCGATAGCATCGGCATTTGTGGCCATATACCAGAATAATATGTACGTAAGGGATTACAGGAATTTTATGGCATTGGAAAATAGGATCAATGTCGATAGAGATGATACTGTGCCGTTACCTGATTTAAGCAAACCTTATGAAATAGAATTTAAGGACGTATCTTTTAAGTATCCTGGTCAAAATTCATATGCTCTCAAGAACCTGTCTCTGACGATAAAAAGCGGGCAAAAATTATCGATAGTTGGGCTGAATGGTGCAGGTAAGACTACGCTCGTTAAACTGTTAATACGCTTGTATGATCAATGCGAAGGCGTAGTTTTATTAAATGGCACAGATATAAGGAAGTTCAACTATAACGATTATCTTTCACAATTTACTGTGGTGTTTCAAGATTTTAATATATTTGCTTTCAGCTTAAAAGAGAACATAGCACTTACAGAAAGCGAAAAATGTGATGATGAACGCTTGATAAGCGCTATAGAAAAAAGCGGTCTTGACGAAAAGGTCAGAAGCCTTGAAAAAGGGATGGACTCGCAAATATATAAAATATTCGATGAACATGGGATAGAGCTATCGGGTGGAGAAAAGCAAAAGCTTGCATTGGCACGAGCACTATATAGGAAATCTTCTATTGTGGTATTGGATGAACCAACTAGTGCCTTGGACCCGTTGGCAGAGTATGATTTATATAAGCGCTTTGCTGATTTGACAGAAGGGCGAACCACACTCTACATCTCGCATAGGATGTCAAGCTCCAAGTTCTCTGATGCAGTGGCAGTTATAAAGAATGGCACAATGGTGGAATATGGAACACATGAAGAACTGATGCGCAGAAATGGCGATTATACTACAATGTTTGAAGCGCAGGCCCAATATTATATATGATTATGTAAATATTTAGTTATATTAGATGAAATATGATTTTTTATGATAAAATAATATAATCAAAATAATTCCGAGTTGTTAGGAGTGCATAACGTGAAGGCTGATATCGATTATATAATACCGAACATATCATATATGGTGTACAGAAAGTGTACACCTGAATGGCATCTGGCCACGCGGAGCCTGGATTTTTATAATCTAATGATACTTACTGAAGGCCAGTGCGTGTTTGCGTGGAAAGATGGCTTTGCTAAGCTGACAAAGGGGTATGGTGTGCTTATACCACCCGGTACTATGCATTCCGCTGTTACGGATCCAGATGACCTTATGCACTGTTATGCATTTAACTTCCGTTATCACTGTGCTTGTATAGAAAACGATGAGGTTACCATATATGATTATAAAGATGTACCGCTTCCTTTAGACATGGTTTTTAAAGTAACCAACCTTGATAGAATTGTGAATATATTACGTGAACTGAATGACATGTGGGTTCATCAGAGGCAGGGCTATAAGATCAAGGCGAATGGCTTGTTCAATGTGGTAATTGGTGAACTTATGGGGCAGCATAGACTTAAAGGCATAGCTCCGGCCCACATAAAGCGTATAGAGAATGCTGTGGATTATATAAATGAGCATTATGATACGCCTATAACAATAGCTGATTTAGCGGAATGCGCAGGTCTGAGTCCCACGTACTTTGAAGCTGAATTTAAGCGTATTATGGGCTGTACGCCGATAGAGTACATAAATAATTTGAGAATAGATCGTTCTATAGAATTACTTTTGGCTGGGAACTATACCATTGGTGAAATAGCTGAAAAAGTGGGCTTTAGCGATATATTTTATTTCAGCCGCGTATTTAAAAATAAAAAAGGTGTGAGCCCGACTAATTATATAAAGTCATCATAATATAATACAAAAAGAAGTGGTTTTGTCTATAGAAACATGTTATAAAATGTTGTATTATGGAGCTATAATTGATTATTGGAGGTTGGTATAATGACCAGCAGGGAAATAATAAAACGCGTGCTTGAATTTAAAAATCCTGAAAGGATAGGATATGATTTTTTATCGCCTCATCCCAGCGATATAGTTTGGGGAGGAGTAAGTACGGGAAAGGCCACTAAATGGGGCAAAGATCCTGAAATATTGAAGCTTGTGCCTGGTTTTGAGGGCGAGGTATACATGGATGAGTACGGCAATATATGGGGACGTCTGGAGAGTATTACCAAAGGAGAGGTTATACGCGGTGCTTTAGAGGATGGATGGGAAGGCTTAGATAATTATCAACTGCCCGATTATTCGCCGTTGGAACTCTATCAGCCCGCTAAAAAACGTTTTGAAGAGCAGCCGGATAAATACCGATTAGGAGGATTGCCTGGTTTTCCATTCGCTATAATGCGATACATAAGGCGCATGGAGAACTTCTTGATGGATGTATTATTATATAAAGAAGAAGTACTGCGTTTGAATGATATGGTGGTGAATATGCTGCTAAAAGTCATAGACAACTATGCTGCTATAGGAGCCGACGGAGTGACATTTGCAGAAGATTGGGGTACGCAGGATCGACTTCTTATAAGCCCTAAGACATGGCGCGAATTATTTAAGCCATCTTTTAAAGTTCTTGTGGGCAGGGCGCATACGCATGGTATGCACGTTTTGATGCATTCATGCGGTTATATATACGACATCATACCTGATCTCATAGAAGTCGGCATCGATGCGCTTCAGCTCGACCAACCTGAGTTAATGGGTGTTGAGCGCTTAGGAGAGAATTTCGGCGGCAAGGTTACATTTTGGTCACCTGTGGACATACAAAAAATCATGCAGACCGGTAATGAACAACTGATTAAAGAAGAGGCTAAGAAAATGATATATTACTTCGGCCGATATGGTGGGGGCTTTATAGCTAAAGATTATCCACAATGGGATGCTATAGGTGTCAAAGAAGAATGGGCGCAATGGGCCAGGGACGCCTTTATGAACGGTTGACTTAAGCTAAAGAAAAAATTTTTCGCTAATACTTGACTTTACTTGCCGAAGGTTTATAATAATCATATAAGTGGTTGTAATACAAGTAGACAGCATACAGCATATAAAATATTAAGTAAAGAGGTGGTTGGAAATATGTCAATAGGGGAAAACTTGGAGAAATTATTTTCACTTGAGGGCAAGATAATTCTTTTAACAGGAGCTGCCGGAGGAATTGGCAGTGCATTGGCTAAAGGATTAGCTGATGCCGGTGGCGATATGGTGTTGTGCGATATCGCCGAGGAAAGGTTATCCGAGGTAGAAAATGATATAAAATCGAAGGGCAATAAGGCTAAAAGCTATAAACTGGACTTATTAAGCATGGATTCTATTAAAGATTGCGTGAGAGCTGTTATAAAAGATTATGGCAAGGTCGATGTGCTGATCAATTGTGCAGGCATAAACAAAAGAGAAGGTTTTTTGGATGTGGATGAAGCTACATATGACAGAATTATGAATATTAATCTAAAAGGGCTTTTCTTCCTTACACAAGAAGTTGTAAAACATATGATAAAAGAACACAGCGGAAACATAATAAACATATCTTCGCATAATGCTGTAGGTATGCTGGGAGGATGCAGCGTATACGGTGCCAGTAAAAGCGGAGTGGCCGCTTTGACACGCTCTATGGCCATTGAGTGGGCAAAGCATGGTATTAGGGCTAATGCAATTGCGCCGGGCCATATCCTGACTCCTCTTACCACCGAAACATGGGAGCATCCCGAGCGTAGCAGGTACTTAAAAGAACGGATTGCCATGGAAAGACCAGGCAATCCCGAGGAACTTGTTGGCATAGCCGTAATGCTGGCTTCCGATGCATCCAGCTATATGACCGGTACGATGGTGCATGTGGATGGCGGATGCTTGGCAGGCGGGTCGCCATGGCCATACAATACAAAATATTGATATAAGGATGAAACAGAGGTTTTTATATGGGAATTCAGCCGATAAAAAAGGCAAATGTGAGCGAGCAGGTTTATGAACAATTAAAGAAGCAATTGCTGAACGGCGAATGGAAGCAAGGGGATAAAATTCCTTCGGAAAATGAATTGGCAGAGGCTTTTAACGTCAGCCGTATAACGGTACGTCATGCCATACAAAAGTTAACAGCCTTGGGATTAATAGAAACGAGGGTTGGAGAAGGTTCTTTTGTAAGAGAAGTGAAGCCCGGCGTGTATATGAACGCTATAATCCCATTGGCTTATCTTGGCGAAAATTCAACGCTGGAAGTACTGGAATTCAGATACGTGGTTGAATCCGAATCTGTAGGACTTGCGGCTGAGCGAGCGACGCAAGAGGATATTGCAGAATTAAAGGAAATATTAAAGAATATGGAAGATGTTAAAGAGGATGCCCAACTCTTCGCAGAAGCCGACCTGCGCTTTCATTTTAAAATAGCTCAAATTACAAGGAATTCCCTAATAATTGAAACATATAATATTTTAAACGATATTTTAGAAACAGCTATGAATGATATTGTAAAAAGATTAGGCTTTGAGATAGGCATTTATTATCATACAAAGCTGCTTGAAGCTATAGAGCACCATGATAGCGAGCACGCCAAGAAGATTATGAAAGAGCATGTTAATAAGACTATTGAGAATTATAGGAAAGAGAGACTTGTTGAATGAAAAGGAGGGTTTATTATAATAGGACTTGTATGACAACTATCAACAGTTGACCGCTTAATATTTGTATATCTATTGAAACAGGTAGGTTAGAGAGGAGTTGGAAGATGAAGGCATTGATGTATTATGGACCTGAGGACTTGCGAGTGACAGAGGTACCAGAACCTGTACCCTTAAAAAATGAGGCTTTGATAAAGATAAAAACTTGTGGTATTTGTGGCAGTGACGTGCATGGATATTTAGGAATAACGGGCAGAAGGATAGCGCCGATGGTGATGGGGCATGAATTTTCAGGCGAAATCGTGCGTTTTGGAGAAGGTACTGTGTGCGATTACAAGATTGGCGATAGGGTAACGGTGCAGCCGGTCGACTTTTGCGGTGAATGCGAGAATTGTAAAAACGGCTATACAAATGTATGCTTGAATAAAAGGTTTTTTGGCGTTATGGATGTCAACGGTGCTTTTGAAGAGTACCTAGCTGTACCAGTGAAGCTTCTATATAAGCTACCGGATAATATCAGCTTTGATGAAGGAGCATTAATAGAGCCATTGGCTGTTGCATACTGTGGCGTAAAGAAAGCAGGTGACATTACTGGCAAAAATGTGCTGATCGCAGGCGGCGGAACTATCGGACAAATGATATTGAGCGTTGTTAAAGCAAAGAATGCGAAGAACATCATCGTTTCTGATCTAAGCGAGTTTAGGTTAGATATGGCAAAAAAGCTCGGCGCCACGCATGTAATCAATCCTAAAGATAAAAATACAGATGAGTTCCAAAGAGACATTCAAAATATTCTGGATGGTAGACTTGTGGATGTGGCCTTTGAAGCGGTTGGAATAGCTCCCACTGTTACACAGGCTCTGAGCAGCCTTAAAACGCAAGGAACGTGCATATGGGTAGGCAATAGCGCAAAGATGATAGAACTTAATATGCAGGATGTAGTGACGAAAGAGCTTAAAATATTTGGTACTTACATTTATACCCATGAGGAATTCGGCGAAACTATTGATTTCCTTTCCGAAACAAACTTAAATTTGAATACCCTTATCTCAAAAGAAATTGATTTAGAACAGGCGCCGGCAATGTTTGCAGAATTAGCTAAGACAACGGATAAGTATCTGAAGGTAGTCGTGAAGTTTTAATAAAAATGAATGGAGGATATTCTTATGGATAAACAAGAATTGATAAAAAAATTAGAGGAGCAGGCCAAGGTTTTAAGAAGAGATATCGTTGAGATTGTTGGTGTAGGCTTGCCAGGCCATATAGGTGGCTCATGTTCTTCTGCAGATATTGTGACAGCTTTATACTTCTATAAAATGCACCTAGATCCTAAAAACCCGAAGAAGGTAGACCGTGACAGATTTTTATTTAGCAAAGGTCACGCAGCTATAGTGCAATATGCGGCATTGGCGGAACTCGGCTATTTTGATAAAAGCGAATTAAAAAAATGTAAATCATTGGGTTCTATGTTGCAAGGGCATCCCGATTATAGGAAGACTCCTGGCGTTGAAGCTAATACCGGTTCACTTGGACAGGGCCTATCCATTGGCCTCGGTATGGCATTAGGTCTCAAGCTGGACAATATCGATAGGAAGGTTTATGTAATTGTAGGCGATGGCGAAATTGCAGAAGGTCAGATTTGGGAAGCCGCTATGGCGGCCTCTAACTTTAAGGCGGATAACCTCATAGCTATATTGGATAATAATGAGCTTCAGGCCACCGGCCCTATAGCCGAAAGGTTCAATACTAATCCATTAATTCCCAAATGGGAAAGTTTTGGATGGAATGTGATTGAGATAAATGGCCATGATATGGGTCAGATAATCGATGCACTGGATGAGGCTGATAATGTGAAAGGCAAACCTACTATTATCGTTGCTCATACTATAAAAGGCAAGGGCATCAGCTTTGCTGAAAATGCGGTAGAATACCATAATGGTGCCTTAACGCAGGAAGCGTACGAGAAAGCATTAACGGAATTATCATGTTAAGGAAAGGATGATTTGATATGAGTTATACGAATCAAAGGATAGCTTATGGCAACGCACTTGTTCAATTAGGCAGGGAGAATAAAAATATAGTGGCGTTGGAAGCGGATCTTGGAAAATCAACTATGTCCAATATGTTTCAGCAGGAGTTTCCCGACAGATATTTTGAGATGGGTATTGCAGAGCAGAATATGGCATCTACTGCAGCAGGTCTATCCTTAACTGGCAAAATACCATTTATACACTCATTCGCAGTATTTTCAACGGGCAGGGCGTTTGACCAAATACGCCAAACGATATCCATAGGTAGGCTAAACGTCAACATTTGCGGTTCTTCCGCCGGTTTGTCGGATTTTGGCGATGGTTCGACCCATCAGTCGGTGGAAGATATAGCGATTATGAGAGCTATACCTAATATGACCGTATTTTGCCCGGTTGATGCCAATGAAACGGGTAAAGTGGTAAGGGCTATGGCGGAAATTGACGGGCCGTGTTATATCCGAATAAACCGCAATGATTATGAAAATGTTATATCAGAAGATACGCCATTTCAGGTTGGTATGCCTACTGTATTAAAAGATGGCAGCGACATAGCAGTTTTTACAATAGGCATAATGGCGATTAAAGCGTTGGAAGCGGCAAAAGCATTAGAGGGCAAAATTTCTCTCAAGGTCATCAATGTCAGCACCATTAAGCCGTTAAATACACAGGTGATCATTGATATGGCAAAAAATTGCAAAGCCGTTATTACAGCTGAAGAACACAGTATCATAGGCGGGCTGGGCAGTGCTATAGTGCAGGCCCTTTCTAAAGAATGTAAACCCATAGAATTTATTGGTATAAACGATACTTTTGGTTGCAGTGCGCGGGGCTACGACGAATTACTAGATTATTTCGGTCTCACATCAGAGGCTATTATTCAAGCAGCACAAAGATTAAACAAATAAAAAGTATGATAAAAGGAGATGTGGTATTTATGAAAATAGGGTTTATAGGACTAGGTATTATGGGCAAACCTATGGCAAAAAACCTCTTGAAAGCAGGGCATGAGGTGGTTGGCTACGATATAGTTAAGGAGAACGTAGATAATGTGGTAGCTGCAGGTGCAAAGCCTGCTTCATCTGCTAAAGAAGTGGCCGAGCAGTGCTCGATTATTATTACCATGCTTCCTAATTCACCTCATGTAAAAGAGGTAGTCATGGGGGAAAACGGTATATTGGAAGGGGCTAAGCCAGGGACTATATTAATAGACATGAGTTCTATAGCGCCGTTGGCTTCCCAGGAGATATGTAAGGCGTGCGAGGCCAAGGGTGTCAAAATGATAGATGCACCGGTTAGCGGAGGAGAACCCAAAGCTATCGATGGCACGCTTTCCATCATGGTAGGGGGAGATAAAGCGGTATTTGAGCAGGTATATGACATACTTATGGTAATGGGCAGCAGCGCTGTACACTGTGGCGACATAGGGGCAGGCAATACTACAAAGTTGGCAAATCAAGTCATTGTGGCTTTGAATATTGCGGCTGTTTCTGAAGCCTTCATGTTGGCGACAAAGGCCGGAGTAGATCCGCAGTTGGTGTTTGATGCTATAAAAGGCGGGTTGGCTGGTTCTACCGTTATGAATGCAAAAGCACCAATGATTATGGAAGGTAACTTTGAACCCGGTTTTAAGATTGATCTTCATATCAAAGACTTAAATAATGTCTTAGAAACAGGGCATAGCGTGGGCTCTCCGCTTCCGTTGACCGCTGCAGTGATGGAAATGATGCAGACACTTCACGCCGACGGTTATGGGCAAAAGGATCACAGCGCTTTGGCAAAATATTATGAAAAGCTGGCTAATACGGAGATTAGGAAAAGATAGTTTCTACTGCTCTTGAATCTCGACGCAACGCTCAAGTATTGGCTAAATATTAGCTAATACTTGAGCGTATATTACCATGTAAGTTCTAACATTTAGTAAATTTGTAAATTTTCATATTAAATATAACGGGGAAATTGAGTATGGGAGTTAGTGGGTATCAGTTAATTATAGGTCTTGCCATAGGCATTACATTATTAATCCTTATGATTGTAAAAACGAGAATTCACACATTTTTTGCCTTGATCATATCATCTGTTGTGACAGCTGCGCTATGCGGGGTCCCGATGGATAAGATAGTAAGCATGGTTACCACTGGTTTTGGAAACACATTAGCAAGTATAGGGATTGTGGTAGGCTTGGGTATTTTAATTGGAGAGGTATTTGAAATGTCAGGTGCGGGCGAAAAAATGGCAAATACCT encodes:
- a CDS encoding transketolase family protein; protein product: MSYTNQRIAYGNALVQLGRENKNIVALEADLGKSTMSNMFQQEFPDRYFEMGIAEQNMASTAAGLSLTGKIPFIHSFAVFSTGRAFDQIRQTISIGRLNVNICGSSAGLSDFGDGSTHQSVEDIAIMRAIPNMTVFCPVDANETGKVVRAMAEIDGPCYIRINRNDYENVISEDTPFQVGMPTVLKDGSDIAVFTIGIMAIKALEAAKALEGKISLKVINVSTIKPLNTQVIIDMAKNCKAVITAEEHSIIGGLGSAIVQALSKECKPIEFIGINDTFGCSARGYDELLDYFGLTSEAIIQAAQRLNK
- the garR gene encoding 2-hydroxy-3-oxopropionate reductase, with product MKIGFIGLGIMGKPMAKNLLKAGHEVVGYDIVKENVDNVVAAGAKPASSAKEVAEQCSIIITMLPNSPHVKEVVMGENGILEGAKPGTILIDMSSIAPLASQEICKACEAKGVKMIDAPVSGGEPKAIDGTLSIMVGGDKAVFEQVYDILMVMGSSAVHCGDIGAGNTTKLANQVIVALNIAAVSEAFMLATKAGVDPQLVFDAIKGGLAGSTVMNAKAPMIMEGNFEPGFKIDLHIKDLNNVLETGHSVGSPLPLTAAVMEMMQTLHADGYGQKDHSALAKYYEKLANTEIRKR